One part of the Salvelinus fontinalis isolate EN_2023a chromosome 4, ASM2944872v1, whole genome shotgun sequence genome encodes these proteins:
- the LOC129854121 gene encoding DNA damage-binding protein 1 — protein MSYNYVVTAQKPTAVNACITGHFTSAEDLNLLIAKNTRLEIYVVTAEGLRPVKEVGMYGKIAVMELFRPKGESKDLLFILTAKYNACILEYKQNGESIDIITRAHGNVQDRIGRPSETGIIGIVDPECRMIGLRLYDGLFKVIPLDRENRELKAFNIRLEELQVIDVHFLYGCQAPTVCFIYQDPQGRHVKTYEVSLREKEFNKGPWKQENVEAEASMVIPVPEPFGGAIIIGQESITYHNGDKYLAIAPPTIKQSTIVCHNRVDPNGSRYLLGDMEGRLFMLLLEKEELMDGAVVLKDLRVELLGETSIAECLTYLDNGVVFVGSRLGDSQLVKLNVDSNDSGSYVAVMETFTNLGPIVDMCVVDLERQGQGQLVTCSGAFKEGSLRIIRNGIGIHEHASIDLPGIKGLWPLRSEAGRETDDMLVLSFVGQTRVLMLSGEEVEETELPGFVDNLQTFYCGNVAHQQLIQITSGGLRLVMQDSKALVSEWKEPQGRNISVAACNSSQVVLAVGRALYYLQILSGELKQISTVEMEHEVACLDITPLGEGGESPLCAVGLWTDISARVLKLPCFTALHKEMLGGEIIPRSILMTTFEGGYYLLCALGDGALFYFGLDLTTGVLSERKKVTLGTQPTVLRTFRSLSTSNVFACSDRPTVIYSSNHKLVFSNVNLKEVNYMCPLNSEGYPDSLALANNSTLTIGTIDEIQKLHIRTVPLYESPRRICYQEVSQCFGVLSSRVEMQDASGTTAAVRPSASTQALSSSVSSSKLFPSSTSPHETSFGEEVEVHSLLVVDQHTFEVLHAHQFLQSEYALSMVSCRLGRDPAVYFIVGTAMVYPEEAEPKQGRIIVFHYTDGKLQTVAEKEVKGAVYSMVEFNGKLLASINSTVRLYEWTAEKELRTECNHYNNIMALYLKTKGDFILVGDLMRSVLLLAYKPMEGNFEEIARDFNPNWMSAVEILDDDNFLGAENAFNLFVCQKDSAATTDEERQHLQEVGVFHLGEFVNVFSHGSLVLQNLGESSTPTQGSVLFGTVNGMIGLVTSLSEGWYSLLLDLQNRLNKVIKSVGKIEHSFWRSFHTERKTEQATGFIDGDLIESFLDLGRAKMQEVVSTLQIDDGSGMKREATVDEVIKIVEELTRIH, from the exons ATGTCTTATAATTACGTGGTAACAGCGCAGAAACCGACGGCAGTCAATGCCTGCATCACTG GCCACTTTACTTCTGCCGAGGACCTGAATCTGCTCATAGCCAAAAACACACGCCTGGAGATCTATGTGGTCACAGCGGAAGGGCTCCGGcccgtcaaagaggtgggcatgtaCGGCAAGATTGCTGTCATGgagctctttaggccaaag GGCGAAAGCAAGGATCTGCTGTTCATTCTCACGGCCAAATACAACGCTTGCATCCTGGAGTACAAACAGAACGGGGAGAGCATCGACATCATCACCCGCGCCCACGGCAACGTGCAg GACCGTATCGGGCGTCCCTCGGAGACAGGCATCATTGGCATTGTAGACCCTGAGTGCCGCATGATCGGCCTGCGGCTGTACGACGGCTTATTCAAGGTGATTCCGTTGGACCGGGAGAACCGAGAACTCAAGGCCTTCAACATCCGCCTGGAGGAGCTGCAGGTCATTGACGTCCACTTCCTGTACGGCTGTCAGGCGCCCACAGTCTGCTTCATCTATCAG GACCCTCAGGGACGGCATGTGAAGACCTATGAGGTGTCGCTGAGGGAGAAGGAGTTCAACAAGGGGCCGTGGAAACAGGAGAACGTGGAGGCTGAGGCTTCTATGGTCATCCCAG TCCCAGAACCATTTGGTGGCGCTATAATCATTGGACAAGAATCCATCACCTACCACAACGGGGATAAATACTTGGCCATTGCGCCTCCCACCATCAAG caaagcaccatcgTATGTCACAACCGCGTGGACCCCAACGGCTCGCGCTACCTGCTGGGGGACATGGAGGGCCGCCTGTTTATGCTGCTGCTGGAGAAGGAGGAGCTGATGGACGGGGCCGTGGTGCTCAAGGACCTCCGCGTCGAGCTGCTCGGAGAG ACGTCCATTGCAGAGTGCTTGACCTACCTAGACAACGGTGTGGTGTTTGTTGGTTCCAGACTGGGCGACTCCCAGTTGGTCAAG ctCAATGTGGACAGTAACGACTCAGGGTCGTACGTGGCGGTGATGGAGACCTTCACCAACCTGGGGCCCATCGTGGACATGTGTGTAGTGGAcctggagagacagggacagggccaGCTGGTCACCTGTTCCGGAGCGTTTAAGGAGGGCTCCCTCAGGATCATCCGGAATGGCATTGGGATCCACGAGCACGCCAGCATCGACCTGCCAGGAATCAAAG GTTTGTGGCCCCTTCGCTcagaggctgggagagagacagacgataTGCTGGTCCTGTCTTTCGTGGGCCAGACAAG GGTGCTGATGCTAAGCggggaagaggtggaggagactGAGCTGCCTGGCTTTGTGGACAACCTGCAGACCTTCTACTGTGGCAACGTTGCCCACCAGCAGCTCATCCAG atCACGTCGGGCGGTTTGCGTCTGGTAATGCAGGACAGCAAGGCCCTGGTGTCTGAGTGGAAGGAGCCGCAGGGCCGGAACATCAGCGTGGCCGCATGTAACTCCTCCCAGGTGGTGCTGGCCGTGGGCCGCGCCCTCTACTATCTCCAGATCCTCTCTGGGGAACTCAAACAGATCAG CACGGTGGAGATGGAGCATGAGGTGGCCTGCCTAGACATCACGCCCCTGGGGGAGGGCGGAGAGTCGCCCCTCTGCGCCGTGGGCCTGTGGACGGACATATCGGCACGGGTCCTCAAGCTGCCCTGCTTCACCGCCCTGCACAAGGAGATGCTCGGAGGAg AAATTATCCCTCGCTCCATCCTGATGACGACGTTCGAGGGCGGATACTACCTGCTGTGTGCCCTGGGAGACGGAGCGCTCTTCTACTTCGGCCTGGACCTGACTACAG GCGTGCTGAGCGAGCGTAAGAAGGTGACTTTGGGCACCCAGCCCACGGTGCTGAGGACCTTCCGCTCCCTGTCCACCTCCAACGTGTTTGCCTGCTCCGACCGGCCCACCGTCATCTACTCCTCCAACCACAAGCTGGTCTTCTCCAATGTCAACCTCAAGGAGGTCAACTACATGTGTCCGCTCAACTCCGAGGGCTACCCCGACAG TCTGGCTCTGGCCAACAACAGCACTCTCACCATCGGGACCATCGACGAGATCCAGAAGCTCCACATTCGCACGGTTCCCCTCTACGAGTCTCCCAG gAGAATCTGTTACCAGGAAGTGTCTCAGTGTTTCGGGGTGCTGTCCAGCCGTGTGGAGATGCAGGACGCCAGCGGGACGACTGCAGCGGTGCGCCCCAGCGCTAGCACTCAG GCTCTGTCTAGCAGTGTGAGCTCCAGTAAGCTGTTCCCCAGCAGCACCTCCCCACACGAGACCTCCTtcggggaggaggtggaggtgcaCAGCCTCCTGGTGGTCGACCAACACACCTTTGAAG TGCTCCACGCCCACCAGTTCCTCCAGAGTGAGTACGCCCTCAGCATGGTGTCCTGTCGCCTGGGCAGGGACCCCGCGGTCTACTTTATCGTTGGCACAGCGATGGTCTACCCAGAGGAGGCGGAGCCCAAGCAAGGCCGCATCATCGTCTTCCACTACACTGACG GTAAGCTGCAGACGGTTGCAGAGAAGGAGGTGAAGGGAGCCGTCTACTCCATGGTGGAGTTCAATGGCAAACTACTGGCCAGCATCAACAGCACA GTGCGTCTGTACGAGTGGACCGCTGAGAAGGAGCTGAGGACCGAGTGTAACCACTACAACAACATCATGGCACTCTACCTAAAGACCAAAGGAGACTTCATCCTGGTGGGAGACCTGATGAGGTCTGTACTGCTGCTGGCCTATAAACCCATGGAGGGCAACTTTGAGGAG ATCGCCCGTGACTTCAATCCCAACTGGATGAGTGCTGTGGAGATCCTGGACGATGACAACTTCCTGGGGGCGGAGAATGCCTTCAACCTCTTTGTTTGTCAAAAAGACAG CGCGGCCACTACAGACGAGGAGCGACAACACCTGCAGGAGGTGGGCGTGTTCCACCTGGGGGAGTTTGTCAATGTCTTCTCCCATGGGTCACTGGTGCTGCAGAACCTGGGCGAGAGCTCCACCCCCACGCAGGGCTCCGTGCTCTTTGGCACCGTCAACGGCATGATCG GTCTTGTGACCTCTCTGTCCGAGGGCTGGTACAGCCTGCTGCTGGACCTGCAGAACCGACTCAACAAGGTCATCAAGAGTGTGGGCAAGATCGAGCACAGCTT CTGGAGGTCCTTCCATACAGAGCGTAAGACTGAGCAGGCCACGGGCTTCATCGACGGGGACCTCATCGAGAGCTTCCTGGACCTGGGCCGCGCCAAGATGCAGGAGGTGGTCAGCACGctacag ATTGACGACGGCAGCGGCATGAAGCGCGAGGCCACCGTGGACGAGGTCATAAAGATTGTGGAGGAGCTGACAAGGATCCACTAG